A window of the Sulfurospirillum tamanense genome harbors these coding sequences:
- the fliR gene encoding flagellar biosynthetic protein FliR yields the protein MEFVQYLGEENVVRFLLLFTRMSGLVAFFPFFNHMRIPVEIKTAVVLFLTIFLFPYATVAPFELGLVQLVFAVMMELFLGLMAGLLVYLIFAILELAGQQISFVMGFTMANVVDPQTGISVPLMSQLLTLLALTLFLAFDGHHLMLLFYHHSLGELPLGAFYPTLDMWEYISKGVMGMFLFGFILSFPVKAVSLLSDLIFGMLMKTMPQFNLLVVGFPIKIMLAYVVMIAVLSSIMVVFRREIINVLETIPLIFY from the coding sequence ATGGAATTTGTCCAGTACCTTGGTGAAGAAAATGTCGTACGCTTTTTATTATTATTTACGCGCATGAGTGGTCTTGTAGCCTTTTTCCCTTTTTTTAATCACATGCGAATTCCTGTTGAAATTAAAACGGCCGTGGTGCTTTTTTTGACTATTTTCCTTTTTCCTTATGCCACCGTTGCGCCTTTTGAGCTTGGATTGGTGCAGCTTGTGTTTGCTGTGATGATGGAGTTGTTTCTTGGGCTTATGGCAGGCCTTTTGGTCTATTTGATTTTTGCTATTTTAGAGCTTGCTGGACAGCAAATTTCTTTTGTGATGGGCTTTACGATGGCCAATGTTGTTGATCCTCAAACAGGGATAAGCGTTCCTTTGATGAGCCAACTGCTTACCCTGCTCGCACTTACCCTGTTTTTAGCTTTTGATGGGCACCATCTGATGCTACTGTTTTACCACCACTCTTTAGGAGAACTCCCTTTGGGGGCGTTTTACCCAACTCTTGATATGTGGGAATATATCAGCAAGGGTGTTATGGGGATGTTTTTGTTTGGGTTTATTCTCTCTTTCCCTGTTAAGGCTGTTTCGCTTCTTTCTGATTTAATTTTTGGGATGCTTATGAAGACGATGCCGCAATTTAACCTTCTTGTTGTGGGCTTTCCTATTAAAATTATGCTTGCTTATGTGGTGATGATTGCAGTGCTTTC
- a CDS encoding ABC transporter ATP-binding protein has translation MALLEAKHLSHAFDYPLFNDLSFTLEPAQSMAIVGVSGCGKSTLLHICSTLLPPQKGEVVFEGASLYGAGAANALHVRREKLGIIFQSHYLFKGFTAKENIELSALLCRTPLDESLMERLGISHVLGQKIGELSGGQQQRVSIARVLSKKPRIIFADEPTGNLDQHTAREVMDVLFEYVHTQQAALMLVTHDVALAKRCDCAYALEDLTLVAQ, from the coding sequence GTGGCACTTTTAGAAGCCAAACATCTCTCTCATGCTTTTGATTACCCACTTTTTAATGACCTTTCTTTCACACTAGAACCTGCTCAAAGTATGGCTATTGTTGGCGTGAGCGGGTGTGGAAAATCAACACTTTTGCACATTTGCTCTACCTTATTGCCTCCCCAAAAGGGCGAAGTGGTTTTTGAAGGCGCTTCTTTATACGGCGCTGGCGCTGCTAATGCTTTACATGTAAGGCGTGAAAAGCTTGGTATTATTTTTCAATCCCATTATCTTTTTAAGGGGTTTACTGCTAAAGAAAACATTGAACTCTCCGCTTTGCTTTGTCGCACGCCACTGGATGAGTCTTTGATGGAGCGTTTGGGAATTTCCCATGTGTTGGGACAAAAAATTGGAGAACTCTCAGGCGGCCAGCAGCAGCGTGTTTCTATTGCGCGGGTGCTTTCCAAAAAACCACGCATAATTTTTGCTGATGAGCCCACGGGCAACCTCGACCAACACACCGCACGAGAAGTGATGGATGTTTTGTTTGAATATGTGCACACCCAGCAAGCTGCCCTCATGCTTGTTACCCACGATGTGGCCCTCGCTAAGCGGTGCGATTGCGCCTACGCTTTGGAAGATTTGACACTTGTAGCGCAATAA